The Puniceicoccales bacterium genome includes the window AAAGATTATCACTTTGTATCAGAACAATATTTTGACAATTGCATCGAAGAGGATCTATTGCTTGAATATGCAACTGTGTATGAAAAAGCTAGATATGGCACGCCAAAGGAAATTATTATCGATGGGTTGACCAATGGTATTCATCTGCTGCTTGTCATAGATGTGCAGGGAATGATTGGGGTGAAAAAAAATATGCCACCAGAATTATTGCCAAATGTGGTCACTGTGTTTATTTTGCCAGAGTCGATGAACATTGTAATTGATCGCCTTAGGCATAGGAACTCCGAATCTGTTGATGAATTTAATCAGCGGATAAGATTTGCTAGAGATGAAATTGCAATTTCCAAAAAATATGATTATAACATAATCAGTGGCAGTGAATTTGAGGATCTATTGTCACTGAAGAAGATTTATGAAATAGAAACATGCGCATAACCGGAGGAATGGCTAGGAGTATAAATTTATTGTCGTTGGAGCATAAATTGCTGCGACCAGCCACGGATTTTCTTAGGCAGGCAATATTTTCTTCTCTGGGAAACATCGTCATTGGAAAAAATTTTTTGGATCTATTTGCTGGCACCGGCGCCTATGGTTTGGAAGCTCTTAGCCGTGGTGCCAGTGGCGGTGTGTTCGTTGAAAA containing:
- the gmk gene encoding guanylate kinase: MPMIKGKLFIISGPAGIGKSTVCKNLLASINGEMLRRVITMTTRKPRSNEVHAKDYHFVSEQYFDNCIEEDLLLEYATVYEKARYGTPKEIIIDGLTNGIHLLLVIDVQGMIGVKKNMPPELLPNVVTVFILPESMNIVIDRLRHRNSESVDEFNQRIRFARDEIAISKKYDYNIISGSEFEDLLSLKKIYEIETCA
- a CDS encoding RsmD family RNA methyltransferase yields the protein MRITGGMARSINLLSLEHKLLRPATDFLRQAIFSSLGNIVIGKNFLDLFAGTGAYGLEALSRGASGGVFVEKNFSLKQILQKNIGAVSKSLAIDGSCCDVIIGDCLTFGCQKKFGLIFI